Proteins from a single region of Caloramator sp. E03:
- a CDS encoding riboflavin synthase: protein MFTGIVEEIGKINKIIKGEKSAKLIINADKVLEDVKFGDSIAVNGVCLTVTDYSSNNFTAYIMTETFIKTNLKNLKPNDCVNLERALKLSDRFGGHIVSGHVDGVGTIKSIQRDEIAVWFEIKAPFEILKYIVYKGSVAIDGISLTVAFVDDFTFKVSIIPHTLQSTVLFYKKTGDEVNIECDILSKYVEKMMKFNSKKGLDMEFLRDNGFLI, encoded by the coding sequence TTGTTTACTGGAATTGTAGAGGAGATTGGAAAGATAAATAAAATAATAAAGGGCGAAAAATCAGCAAAATTAATAATAAACGCGGATAAGGTTTTAGAAGATGTGAAATTTGGTGACAGCATAGCAGTAAACGGAGTATGCCTTACGGTAACGGATTACAGCTCAAATAATTTTACTGCATATATAATGACAGAGACATTTATTAAAACAAACCTTAAAAACTTAAAACCAAACGACTGTGTAAATCTTGAAAGGGCATTAAAGCTATCAGACCGCTTTGGGGGGCATATAGTATCCGGCCATGTTGATGGAGTCGGGACTATTAAGAGCATTCAAAGGGATGAGATTGCAGTATGGTTTGAAATTAAAGCGCCCTTTGAAATATTAAAATATATAGTTTATAAAGGCTCAGTAGCAATTGACGGAATAAGCCTTACAGTTGCATTTGTTGATGATTTTACTTTTAAAGTCTCAATAATACCCCATACCCTCCAAAGTACAGTTCTTTTTTATAAAAAGACTGGGGATGAAGTTAACATTGAGTGTGACATTCTTTCAAAATATGTTGAGAAGATGATGAAGTTTAATTCTAAAAAAGGATTAGACATGGAATTTTTAAGGGACAATGGATTCCTGATTTAA